The Melospiza georgiana isolate bMelGeo1 chromosome Z, bMelGeo1.pri, whole genome shotgun sequence genome contains a region encoding:
- the ZNF367 gene encoding zinc finger protein 367 produces the protein MAERLPPGAPPVIFCQDSPKRVLVSVIKTTPIKPSSAGSGAEEPMPVPPVPTSPGFSDFMVYPWRWGENAHNVTLSPGGGDSTAGPSALPPPRGGAGRVPGGDDEKPGSPGSGGRHRHLKDGTRRGRPRADTVRDLISEGEHSSSRIRCNICNRVFPREKSLQAHKRTHTGERPYLCDYPDCGKAFVQSGQLKTHQRLHTGEKPFVCSENGCLSRFTHANRHCPKHPYARLKREELTDRLSKKETADNKAVAEWLAKYWETREQRAPALKTKAIQKTDQEQQDPMEYLQSDEEDDEEKNSAHSAARHRRLQEQRERMHGALALIELANLAVAPLRQ, from the exons ATGGCGGAGCGGCTCCCGCCGGGCGCTCCCCCGGTGATTTTTTGCCAGGACTCCCCGAAGCGCGTCCTGGTCTCCGTTATCAAAACCACGCCGATCAAGCCCTCctcggcggggagcggggccgagGAGCCGATGCCCGTCCCGCCCGTCCCCACCAGCCCCGGCTTCAGCGACTTCATGGTCTACCCCTGGCGCTGGGGCGAGAACGCGCACAACGTGACCCTCAGCCCCGGCGGCGGCGACAGCACCGCCGGCCCGTCAGCCCTGCCGCCGCCCCGCGGGGGAGCGGGCAGAGTCCCCGGCGGGGACGACGAGAAGCCGGGGAGCccggggagcggcgggcggcACCGGCACCTGAAG GATGGAACAAGACGTGGCCGTCCAAGAGCAGACACCGTCCGAGACCTGATCAGTGAAGGAGAGCACTCTTCCAGCAGGATACGCTGCAATATTTGCAACAGGGTCTTTCCACGAGAGAAGTCACTGCAAGCCCATAAACGAACTCACACTG GTGAAAGGCCTTACTTATGTGATTACCCAGATTGTGGGAAAGCCTTTGTACAGAGTGGGCAGCTCAAAACTCACCAGCGTCTCCACACAGGAGAGAAGCCTTTTGTCTGCTCAGAGAATG GCTGTTTAAGCAGATTCACACATGCAAACCGTCATTGTCCCAAACATCCCTATGCCCGACTGAAGAGGGAAGAGCTCACAGACAGGCTAAGTAAGAAGGAGACAGCTGACAATAAAGCTGTGGCTGAGTGGCTAGCGAA ATACTGGGAGACTAGAGAGCAGCGTGCTCCTGCTTTGAAGACCAAAGCAATCCAGAAAACAGATCAGGAACAGCAGGACCCAATGGAGTATCTTCAGTCTGATGAAGAGGACgatgaagagaaaaacagtGCTCATTCAGCTGCCCGCCACCGTCGCCTCCAGGAGCAGCGTGAACGCATGCATGGCGCGCTGGCACTCATTGAGCTGGCAAACTTAGCTGTGGCACCCCTGCGACAGTAG